One segment of Candidatus Micropelagos thuwalensis DNA contains the following:
- a CDS encoding NADP-dependent oxidoreductase: MTRCWQITAHPRGRPLENSDFELVEIGQPQPGAGEALLKTLWLGFDPAQKGWMENVADYVAPMQIGDIMRGTGIGEVIESNNPDMPVGSLWSGMTGWTEHFVTDGKGFDAVESELEPTASLSVLGLTGMTAWCGLFKIGKPIAGDTIVVSGAAGATGSIVGQLAKLMQCRVIGIAGGAEKCAWLQEEAGFDAAIDYKNENVKERLRELAPKGANIVYDNVGGKILDDMLANIATHARIVVCGGISRYETGDMPAGPQNYFNLIFRRATMAGFIVLDYISEFPTIRKRMVQLIKDGKLTWQEDCQSGFEAAPETLNRLYKGLNKGKQILKI; the protein is encoded by the coding sequence ATGACACGGTGTTGGCAAATAACGGCCCATCCAAGGGGTCGACCTCTGGAGAATAGCGACTTCGAATTAGTTGAAATAGGCCAACCCCAGCCCGGCGCAGGTGAGGCTTTGCTTAAAACGCTCTGGCTTGGTTTTGATCCCGCCCAAAAGGGTTGGATGGAGAATGTCGCGGATTACGTCGCACCCATGCAAATCGGCGATATTATGCGCGGCACAGGTATTGGCGAGGTTATTGAAAGCAATAATCCCGATATGCCGGTTGGCAGCCTATGGTCAGGTATGACCGGTTGGACGGAACATTTTGTTACTGACGGGAAGGGATTCGATGCTGTCGAGAGCGAGTTGGAGCCAACCGCCAGTCTTTCTGTTTTGGGTCTAACAGGCATGACCGCTTGGTGTGGCCTGTTCAAGATTGGCAAGCCTATCGCAGGAGATACAATTGTAGTTTCCGGCGCCGCAGGCGCAACCGGTTCGATTGTTGGACAACTAGCAAAATTAATGCAGTGCCGTGTGATAGGCATTGCCGGTGGCGCAGAAAAATGTGCTTGGCTTCAGGAAGAAGCAGGTTTCGACGCAGCCATTGATTATAAAAACGAAAATGTCAAAGAGCGCTTGCGCGAACTTGCACCGAAAGGCGCGAATATTGTCTACGACAATGTGGGCGGAAAGATTTTAGACGATATGCTGGCAAATATTGCCACCCATGCGCGCATCGTTGTGTGTGGCGGGATTAGCCGTTATGAGACGGGCGACATGCCCGCCGGACCACAGAATTATTTTAATTTAATCTTCCGACGTGCCACCATGGCGGGGTTTATTGTTCTTGACTATATAAGCGAGTTTCCGACTATCCGGAAACGCATGGTGCAACTGATTAAAGACGGTAAATTAACATGGCAGGAAGATTGCCAATCTGGGTTTGAAGCAGCACCAGAAACACTTAACCGCCTTTATAAGGGATTAAATAAAGGGAAACAGATTTTAAAAATCTGA
- a CDS encoding NADP-dependent oxidoreductase, translating to MTNRRFILKKRPIGEPKLDDFELLETPIPEPEEGAFVVRNHFISIDPAMRGWLDDAPSYMPPVELDDAVRATTVGRVYKSKNPEFTEGQWVLGLNKVEEYSLVLPGGFTSPIDVDIVPSPSIFLSALGAVGLTAYFGLQDAGQPKEGETVLVSGAAGAVGSMVGQIAKIKGCRAVGIAGGAEKCRRLIEDYGFDAAVDYRGKDVDTLTKEIGEAAPDGVDIIFENVGGDILDAGLMNLNEYSRVILCGLISEYNTEPKGARNLWQTIVKQTTVKGFLIRDYAPRFAEGGAEVASWIADGKVKFDEHIESGIENSYEVFMKLFSGQNTGKLILDVSPD from the coding sequence ATGACGAACCGAAGATTTATTCTCAAAAAACGCCCTATTGGGGAACCAAAACTGGATGATTTTGAGTTGCTGGAAACCCCTATTCCCGAGCCTGAGGAAGGGGCGTTTGTTGTCCGCAATCATTTTATTTCCATAGACCCCGCAATGCGGGGCTGGCTAGATGATGCCCCGTCATACATGCCACCGGTTGAATTGGATGATGCCGTCCGCGCCACAACTGTAGGCAGGGTTTATAAGTCAAAGAATCCGGAATTTACCGAAGGGCAATGGGTGCTTGGGCTTAACAAAGTAGAGGAATATTCGTTGGTTCTCCCTGGCGGTTTTACGTCGCCGATTGATGTCGATATTGTTCCCTCGCCCAGCATTTTTCTTTCTGCCCTGGGTGCGGTTGGTCTGACAGCTTATTTCGGTTTGCAGGATGCAGGGCAACCCAAAGAGGGTGAAACAGTTCTGGTGTCTGGCGCGGCGGGCGCTGTTGGCTCCATGGTCGGGCAGATTGCAAAAATTAAAGGCTGCCGCGCTGTAGGCATTGCGGGCGGGGCTGAAAAATGCCGTCGCCTCATTGAGGATTATGGTTTTGACGCGGCGGTGGATTACCGCGGCAAGGATGTCGATACACTAACAAAAGAGATTGGCGAAGCCGCCCCGGATGGCGTGGATATTATTTTTGAAAATGTCGGGGGTGATATTCTCGATGCTGGATTGATGAATCTGAACGAATATTCGCGTGTTATTTTATGTGGGCTTATCAGTGAATATAATACTGAACCAAAAGGTGCGCGTAATTTGTGGCAGACCATTGTCAAACAGACAACCGTTAAAGGGTTTCTTATCAGGGACTATGCCCCGCGATTTGCGGAAGGTGGTGCGGAAGTCGCAAGCTGGATTGCAGACGGTAAGGTGAAGTTTGATGAGCATATAGAAAGCGGCATTGAAAATTCATATGAGGTCTTCATGAAATTATTCAGTGGTCAAAATACGGGCAAGCTTATTTTGGACGTTAGCCCCGACTAG
- a CDS encoding SDR family NAD(P)-dependent oxidoreductase, producing the protein MNQLENKVALITGGASRPGLGSAIADKFAAEGAFVFLTDIDESGCDASLDVIKNNGGQGAALKHNVTDEKDWDNVFAAIKEQKGQLDILVNNAGISQLGTIDSATSEEYLRVMDTNMHSVFYGTKRAVAMMRETGNGGNIINISSISGIVGIPGNVAYSAAKAGVRLMTKTVAMETAKENIRVNSIHPGLIDTNLLAGAKQENAENWDMFVQAIPMGRLGEPEDVANCALFLASDQGKYITGAELIVDGGVTAM; encoded by the coding sequence ATGAACCAACTTGAAAATAAAGTAGCCTTGATTACCGGTGGCGCATCCCGCCCTGGATTGGGGAGTGCCATAGCAGACAAATTTGCAGCAGAAGGTGCTTTTGTGTTTCTGACAGATATTGATGAAAGTGGATGTGACGCCTCGCTTGATGTGATTAAGAATAATGGCGGGCAAGGCGCAGCGCTTAAACACAACGTTACAGACGAAAAAGACTGGGACAATGTTTTCGCAGCCATCAAGGAACAAAAAGGCCAACTCGATATTCTGGTTAATAATGCCGGCATCTCACAACTTGGCACGATTGATTCAGCGACTTCAGAAGAATATTTGCGTGTCATGGACACCAATATGCACAGCGTATTCTACGGCACCAAAAGAGCTGTCGCGATGATGCGTGAAACCGGTAATGGCGGGAATATTATCAATATTTCTTCAATCTCAGGCATAGTCGGCATCCCTGGCAATGTGGCTTATAGTGCCGCCAAAGCTGGGGTAAGGCTTATGACAAAAACTGTTGCCATGGAAACCGCAAAAGAAAATATACGTGTGAACTCCATTCACCCCGGACTGATTGACACAAATTTGCTTGCCGGCGCAAAACAGGAAAATGCTGAAAACTGGGATATGTTTGTCCAAGCTATTCCAATGGGTCGATTGGGCGAGCCGGAAGATGTCGCAAATTGCGCATTGTTTCTTGCGAGTGATCAGGGAAAATATATTACCGGCGCAGAGCTTATCGTGGATGGTGGCGTTACAGCAATGTAA
- a CDS encoding SDR family NAD(P)-dependent oxidoreductase, which produces MSAQTSDRLNGRIAVVTGGASGIGAQTAARLAADGAKVLRVDRKGDADLLLDVTADGANTEILDAVRHKYGKLDILVTCAGISKFLSLEETSDEVWDNNLAVNLTAVFRLVRDATSLLKESQAGRVVTIGSVMSEFAGPGLTAYTASKHGLLGLSRALATELGGYGITVNCVQPGAIETPMTAPAFNDMPEYKTFWSEKAPLGRLGQPQDIADVIAFLVSDDARFMSGHGIYVDGGAMVQP; this is translated from the coding sequence TTGAGCGCACAGACTTCAGATAGGTTGAATGGACGCATTGCTGTCGTGACCGGTGGTGCATCGGGCATTGGCGCGCAAACGGCGGCGCGGTTAGCAGCAGACGGCGCGAAGGTTTTGCGGGTTGACCGGAAAGGCGATGCTGACCTTCTGCTTGATGTCACAGCCGACGGTGCAAACACAGAAATTCTTGATGCAGTTCGGCACAAATATGGGAAATTGGATATTCTTGTTACCTGTGCTGGCATAAGTAAGTTTTTGTCGCTTGAAGAAACCAGTGATGAGGTCTGGGACAATAATCTTGCTGTGAATTTGACAGCTGTGTTCCGACTGGTGCGCGATGCCACGTCATTATTGAAGGAGTCTCAAGCCGGACGGGTTGTCACCATCGGGTCGGTCATGTCTGAATTTGCAGGCCCTGGGCTCACGGCATATACCGCATCGAAACACGGCCTGCTCGGATTAAGTCGTGCGCTGGCAACTGAATTGGGGGGGTATGGCATTACCGTAAATTGTGTTCAGCCTGGCGCGATTGAAACCCCGATGACCGCACCGGCGTTTAACGATATGCCGGAATATAAAACCTTCTGGTCTGAAAAAGCGCCACTCGGCAGACTCGGCCAACCGCAGGATATAGCCGATGTCATTGCCTTTTTGGTGAGCGATGATGCGCGCTTTATGAGTGGTCACGGCATCTATGTCGATGGTGGTGCAATGGTGCAACCCTGA
- a CDS encoding putative quinol monooxygenase: MIFVAGTMTMNPEIIDDFKAEVAAMVDKVRAEDGCLHYSLLVEDADKGLVNVLEKWRDDDALLVHFGQPWIMAFFEKFFPHMQDTTVKVFDISGERPLPGSE; encoded by the coding sequence ATGATTTTTGTAGCTGGAACGATGACAATGAATCCTGAAATCATTGATGATTTTAAAGCCGAGGTTGCCGCTATGGTAGATAAGGTGCGCGCCGAAGATGGATGTTTGCATTACTCCTTGCTGGTAGAGGATGCGGATAAAGGGCTGGTGAATGTCTTAGAGAAATGGCGTGATGATGACGCATTGCTCGTGCATTTCGGGCAACCATGGATTATGGCATTTTTCGAAAAATTCTTTCCACATATGCAGGATACGACTGTGAAAGTTTTTGATATTTCCGGCGAACGTCCGCTCCCCGGGTCTGAGTAA
- a CDS encoding ribonuclease PH RNase PH protein, protein MSDKPDLVNLVNIFFQYAREGNFVELEAMMTDDIEIIESESLPFAGRYTGKKALQNLYTKIMPMLRISEVRQFNLMLGESSVCCEVELIPEGSDEVIELMEMYVFRGDKLCMIKPFYYNHDQVHAVAKANAS, encoded by the coding sequence ATGTCCGACAAGCCTGATTTAGTCAATTTGGTAAACATCTTTTTTCAATATGCCCGCGAAGGAAACTTCGTCGAACTTGAAGCCATGATGACAGATGATATCGAAATTATCGAGTCCGAAAGCCTTCCGTTTGCAGGAAGATATACAGGCAAAAAAGCCCTGCAAAACCTCTACACTAAAATCATGCCCATGCTTCGGATTTCTGAAGTGCGTCAATTCAATCTAATGCTTGGCGAAAGCTCGGTTTGCTGCGAGGTAGAACTTATTCCCGAAGGCTCAGACGAAGTCATTGAACTCATGGAAATGTATGTCTTCCGAGGCGATAAGCTGTGCATGATTAAACCATTCTACTATAATCATGACCAGGTTCATGCCGTAGCTAAGGCCAACGCCTCCTAG
- a CDS encoding NADP-dependent oxidoreductase, giving the protein MVENLTNRFWKFIKRPEGNAYDEAFTLEETPLVAPVDGQVIVKNQYLSLDAGTRMWITGREDGYQPPLDLNIPMVGLGVGEVIASSDPNFVEGDLVRGFGQWADYSVVTAELSGLMKLDKSIDDIRQHLGVLGFTGWTGMWGIMETGEAKAGENVLVSAAGGAAGMVACQIAKNLGCHVYGTAGGANKCAFLEKEFGITAIDYKSENVEERLAQIEGGIDVYFDNVGGPQLDAVFPNMANYGRIAISGLIAEYSGQPTHPARFDQILMKRLTVKGFFSPDFADQGPRLTEALKEQYLAGKLNMPFDVTDGLDNMLAAYTKLFTGGNIGKTLVKLF; this is encoded by the coding sequence GTGGTTGAAAATCTCACCAATCGCTTCTGGAAATTCATCAAGCGACCTGAAGGCAATGCCTATGATGAGGCCTTTACGCTGGAGGAAACACCACTCGTCGCCCCTGTGGATGGGCAAGTTATTGTCAAAAACCAATATCTTTCTCTCGATGCCGGAACGCGTATGTGGATTACCGGGCGTGAAGACGGCTACCAGCCGCCGCTTGATTTGAACATACCTATGGTGGGGCTGGGCGTTGGGGAAGTGATTGCTTCGTCTGATCCAAACTTTGTGGAAGGCGATTTAGTGCGTGGCTTTGGACAATGGGCTGATTATTCTGTGGTAACGGCGGAACTTTCTGGGCTTATGAAACTGGATAAATCCATCGATGATATTCGTCAGCATTTGGGTGTCCTTGGCTTTACGGGCTGGACTGGCATGTGGGGCATTATGGAAACCGGCGAAGCCAAAGCGGGTGAAAATGTGCTTGTATCTGCTGCCGGCGGGGCTGCTGGCATGGTGGCATGCCAGATTGCCAAAAATCTTGGGTGTCATGTTTACGGCACGGCAGGCGGTGCAAATAAATGTGCTTTTCTGGAAAAAGAATTCGGCATTACTGCCATTGACTATAAATCTGAAAATGTGGAGGAGCGTCTTGCCCAGATTGAAGGCGGTATTGATGTTTATTTCGATAATGTCGGTGGGCCACAACTGGATGCGGTTTTCCCGAATATGGCGAATTATGGACGGATTGCGATTAGCGGCTTGATCGCTGAATATTCTGGTCAGCCGACACACCCTGCCAGATTTGATCAGATTTTGATGAAGCGATTGACGGTCAAAGGCTTCTTCTCCCCGGATTTTGCAGATCAAGGCCCACGGCTGACCGAGGCGCTGAAGGAACAATATCTTGCCGGCAAGCTAAACATGCCATTCGATGTGACGGATGGATTGGATAATATGCTGGCTGCTTATACGAAGCTGTTCACCGGCGGTAATATCGGCAAGACACTGGTTAAACTTTTTTAA